A genomic region of Jeotgalibaca ciconiae contains the following coding sequences:
- the fliS gene encoding flagellar export chaperone FliS produces MYNKQAKNIYQQNQILTASPKKLVTLLYEGSLKNLRIAELSLEKGDYQKVNESLIKHQDILGELQRTLNLEEGGEIAQDLDALYSFLTNEALQANVQKDVTKIKNSQKLIEELRDTWNQI; encoded by the coding sequence ATGTACAACAAGCAAGCAAAAAATATTTACCAACAAAATCAAATTTTAACAGCATCTCCTAAAAAGTTAGTTACACTTCTTTATGAAGGTAGTTTGAAAAACTTAAGAATCGCTGAATTGAGTCTGGAAAAAGGTGATTATCAAAAAGTCAATGAATCCTTGATTAAACATCAAGACATTTTAGGAGAACTTCAAAGAACACTTAATTTAGAAGAGGGCGGAGAAATCGCTCAGGATCTAGATGCACTGTATAGCTTTTTGACAAATGAAGCTTTACAAGCAAATGTTCAAAAAGATGTCACAAAAATAAAGAATTCTCAAAAACTTATCGAAGAATTACGGGATACTTGGAACCAAATTTAA
- the fliE gene encoding flagellar hook-basal body complex protein FliE, producing the protein MNIEAYTNVINKVNTLDSMSIPNTTEVKNDEFSSIFNDALNSFTTSQQLSDQAVESLVVGDDVALHNIMIQTTEAQLSLELAIQVRNKCLEAYNDIKNMQF; encoded by the coding sequence TTGAATATTGAAGCATACACCAATGTAATAAATAAAGTAAATACTTTGGATTCCATGAGTATACCGAATACAACCGAAGTAAAAAATGATGAATTTTCTTCTATATTTAATGATGCACTGAATAGTTTTACGACATCTCAACAACTGAGTGACCAAGCAGTGGAGTCTCTTGTTGTTGGAGATGACGTTGCGCTGCATAATATTATGATCCAAACAACGGAGGCTCAATTGTCCTTGGAACTAGCCATCCAAGTACGAAATAAATGCTTAGAAGCATACAATGATATTAAAAATATGCAATTCTAA
- the flgC gene encoding flagellar basal body rod protein FlgC, with translation MTIFNSLNISASGLSLERLKLDTISTNIANVNTTRTEEGGPYQKKEVVFEEAFKQSNQSLNIGISRKSFGVRATGLVEDDTEIREYDPEHPDADEEGYVLQSNVNMADEMINLMTTIRAYEANATSLEAGKDMLKQALTISAK, from the coding sequence ATGACTATTTTTAATTCATTGAATATTAGTGCCAGTGGTTTGAGTTTAGAACGCTTGAAACTAGACACGATTTCGACCAATATTGCGAATGTGAATACCACCCGTACGGAAGAAGGCGGACCTTATCAAAAGAAGGAAGTAGTTTTTGAAGAAGCCTTTAAGCAAAGCAACCAGAGTTTAAATATTGGAATAAGCAGAAAAAGTTTTGGAGTTCGGGCGACTGGACTAGTGGAAGATGATACAGAAATTCGTGAGTATGATCCGGAACATCCTGACGCGGATGAAGAGGGATATGTATTGCAGTCAAACGTGAACATGGCTGACGAAATGATTAATTTAATGACAACAATCCGTGCTTATGAAGCAAATGCTACCTCTCTTGAAGCAGGGAAAGACATGTTGAAGCAAGCATTAACCATTTCAGCGAAATAA
- the flgB gene encoding flagellar basal body rod protein FlgB → MENMNLALLKKSLDVVGMRQELIASNISNVNTPNYKANKLEFERLLEQAKEGSSLKVTHASHLGGANELTEINPILSKNTGTAVKENGNNIDIDMEMVNQTQNNLQYQALTAQLNAQYARLNTVING, encoded by the coding sequence ATGGAGAATATGAATCTTGCTTTGTTAAAAAAATCGCTGGATGTAGTCGGCATGCGCCAGGAATTAATCGCAAGTAATATTTCAAACGTCAATACACCTAACTACAAAGCAAACAAACTAGAGTTTGAAAGACTCTTGGAGCAAGCAAAAGAAGGAAGCTCTTTAAAGGTTACCCATGCTTCTCATTTGGGTGGAGCGAATGAGTTAACGGAGATTAATCCGATTTTGAGTAAAAATACTGGAACGGCTGTTAAAGAAAATGGGAACAATATTGATATCGATATGGAAATGGTGAATCAAACGCAAAATAATCTTCAATACCAAGCACTTACTGCTCAGTTAAATGCACAATATGCACGATTAAACACAGTAATCAATGGATAA